Proteins from one Legionella taurinensis genomic window:
- a CDS encoding NADH-quinone oxidoreductase subunit J, protein MHELLIQTVFYVFAALAIFSALMVVTQNNPVRCVLFLVLTFFASAVLWILVAAEFLALILILVYVGAVMTLFLFVVMMLNIDVESMKSHFVRYLPFGLIIVAFLTGLLLIALPDNMFKAAVEQTPVTTSVVDDFNEYDEVVAQPAKTISNTEAIGRVLYTDYVFAFELAAVLLLVAIIAAITLAHRNIIRSKRQSILSQIMTDRNDRIELIAMKSEKQS, encoded by the coding sequence ATGCATGAGTTGCTAATACAAACTGTATTTTATGTTTTTGCTGCGCTGGCAATTTTTTCAGCACTAATGGTGGTTACTCAAAATAACCCGGTACGCTGCGTGCTGTTTCTGGTGCTGACATTTTTTGCCAGTGCCGTACTCTGGATTCTGGTTGCCGCGGAGTTCCTTGCACTGATTCTTATTTTAGTCTATGTGGGAGCAGTAATGACCCTGTTCCTTTTCGTGGTTATGATGTTGAATATCGACGTTGAATCCATGAAATCCCATTTTGTACGTTACCTTCCCTTTGGCTTGATTATAGTGGCATTCCTGACTGGATTACTGCTCATTGCCTTGCCGGATAATATGTTTAAAGCAGCGGTTGAACAAACCCCAGTTACAACATCGGTAGTTGATGACTTTAACGAGTACGATGAAGTGGTTGCCCAACCTGCAAAGACGATTTCAAACACAGAAGCCATTGGCAGGGTTCTTTATACCGATTACGTATTCGCATTTGAGTTGGCGGCCGTGTTGTTGTTGGTCGCTATCATTGCAGCCATTACTTTGGCGCATCGAAACATTATCCGATCCAAGCGGCAAAGCATACTCAGCCAGATTATGACTGATCGCAACGATCGAATTGAACTGATTGCGATGAAGTCAGAAAAACAATCATAG
- the nuoG gene encoding NADH-quinone oxidoreductase subunit NuoG: MATIEIDGKTFEVENGKMIIEVADEAGIYIPRFCYHKKLSVAANCRMCLVEVENGRKPVPACATPITNGMKVFTKSEEAIRSQEAVMEFLLINHPLDCPICDQGGECELQDISMGFGHDSSEYEETKRSVEDDNLGPLIATEMTRCIHCTRCVRFGEEVAGLRELGATGRGEKMQIGTYVQHSIQSEVSGNIIDLCPVGALTSKPYRFTARAWELTQHDSLAPHDCLGSNVYLHVRRNQVMRAVPKENEAINETWLSDRDRFSYLGLKSEMRAGHPMIKTQGQWQTVDWETALKFVAEGMSRIIKQHGPEQFAAFASPSSTLEEFYLLQKLMRELGVNNLDYRLRQIDFRDQDGLPAAWENQLSLTDIEHQQAILLLGCNVHREVPLAGLRVRKAFRNGARLFAINPVDYDYHFDVRAKAIVSPQEMPMQLAKLVAAMAADVQKLPEAVQRLIVGLEVDDVSRAMAAELSQSKAAIIMGALCENHPDAALLRTLVHVLETISGLRVLRLTSGANAAGAELAGMLPHRTTAGKTVSQPGLDVQSALDAKLKGYFLLGVEPGFDFANPFNARQSMLAAEFVVMVSAFQHESMFDYADVILPMAPYAETSGTYINVENRWQSVKGACSPYEEARPAWKILRVLGNLLHCQNFTYVSSDEILTEVKSIVDMTSGVKYQPYYPESLPSYHQQLVRVGEWPLYRCDAIVRSTQALQHCAAAEPACIRVHPDTANRLKLDEVATVSQGDIEITLPLKRDERIAPDVVWVANAMPETVDLGHSFAAITIKR; this comes from the coding sequence ATGGCTACCATTGAAATCGACGGGAAAACATTTGAAGTTGAAAATGGCAAAATGATCATTGAAGTGGCTGATGAAGCGGGGATTTATATTCCGCGATTCTGCTATCACAAGAAATTGTCTGTTGCCGCCAATTGCCGTATGTGCCTGGTTGAAGTAGAAAACGGTCGAAAACCTGTCCCCGCGTGTGCGACACCGATCACGAACGGCATGAAAGTGTTTACCAAATCTGAAGAAGCCATTCGTTCCCAGGAAGCGGTAATGGAATTCCTGTTAATTAACCATCCTCTCGATTGCCCTATTTGTGATCAGGGCGGAGAGTGTGAGTTACAGGACATTTCCATGGGATTTGGACATGACAGTTCCGAATACGAGGAAACCAAGCGTTCCGTTGAAGACGATAATCTGGGCCCTTTGATCGCGACAGAGATGACCCGCTGCATCCATTGCACGCGCTGTGTGCGATTTGGTGAGGAAGTGGCCGGTCTGCGTGAGCTTGGTGCGACCGGACGCGGTGAAAAGATGCAAATAGGCACCTACGTGCAACACAGCATCCAATCGGAAGTATCAGGCAATATCATTGATTTATGCCCGGTAGGTGCGTTGACGTCCAAGCCCTATCGCTTTACAGCCAGGGCCTGGGAATTAACCCAACATGACAGCTTAGCCCCTCATGACTGCCTGGGTTCCAATGTGTACTTGCATGTTCGGCGTAATCAGGTCATGCGTGCTGTCCCTAAAGAAAATGAAGCCATCAATGAAACCTGGCTTTCTGACCGCGATCGATTCAGCTATTTGGGGCTTAAAAGCGAAATGCGTGCAGGCCACCCGATGATCAAAACTCAGGGGCAATGGCAGACAGTGGATTGGGAAACTGCACTGAAATTTGTGGCCGAAGGGATGAGCCGCATCATTAAACAGCATGGACCCGAGCAATTTGCTGCGTTTGCTTCGCCTTCCTCTACCCTTGAGGAATTCTATTTATTGCAAAAATTAATGCGGGAACTGGGGGTTAATAATCTCGATTACCGCTTAAGACAAATTGATTTCCGCGATCAGGATGGCTTGCCTGCCGCCTGGGAGAATCAATTAAGCCTGACGGACATTGAACATCAACAGGCAATTCTTTTGTTGGGCTGCAATGTTCATCGCGAAGTTCCGCTCGCCGGCCTTCGAGTTCGTAAAGCGTTTCGAAACGGAGCCAGGTTGTTTGCGATTAATCCCGTGGACTATGACTACCATTTCGATGTTCGGGCGAAAGCCATTGTCTCACCCCAGGAAATGCCCATGCAGTTGGCAAAACTGGTTGCAGCCATGGCTGCCGATGTTCAGAAGTTGCCTGAGGCCGTTCAACGTTTAATCGTGGGTCTCGAAGTCGATGACGTCTCTCGCGCCATGGCCGCTGAATTGAGCCAAAGCAAGGCGGCTATCATCATGGGTGCGCTTTGCGAAAATCATCCTGATGCGGCTTTGCTGCGCACGCTGGTGCATGTGCTTGAAACAATCAGTGGTCTGCGTGTGTTGCGATTAACCTCAGGCGCTAACGCAGCCGGGGCAGAACTGGCGGGGATGCTTCCTCATCGAACCACAGCAGGCAAAACAGTGTCTCAACCCGGTCTTGATGTGCAATCAGCGCTTGATGCCAAATTAAAAGGCTATTTCCTGCTGGGGGTTGAACCTGGGTTTGATTTTGCCAATCCTTTTAATGCCAGACAGTCCATGCTTGCTGCGGAATTTGTAGTCATGGTTTCTGCTTTTCAACATGAATCGATGTTTGATTATGCAGATGTGATTCTGCCCATGGCTCCTTATGCAGAAACCTCTGGAACCTACATTAATGTTGAAAACCGCTGGCAAAGCGTGAAAGGTGCCTGCAGTCCTTATGAAGAAGCGCGTCCGGCGTGGAAGATACTGAGGGTATTGGGCAATCTGCTGCATTGTCAGAATTTTACTTACGTCTCCAGCGATGAAATCCTGACCGAGGTGAAATCCATTGTTGACATGACATCCGGCGTGAAATACCAACCCTACTACCCCGAGTCGCTGCCTTCTTATCACCAGCAGCTGGTCAGGGTGGGTGAGTGGCCCTTGTACCGTTGCGATGCCATTGTGCGCAGCACGCAGGCTCTGCAACATTGTGCAGCGGCGGAGCCCGCTTGTATCCGTGTACATCCCGATACGGCAAATAGATTGAAATTAGATGAGGTTGCTACTGTATCTCAAGGAGATATTGAGATAACATTGCCGCTCAAACGAGACGAGCGAATAGCACCCGATGTTGTATGGGTAGCCAATGCAATGCCTGAAACAGTTGACCTTGGGCATTCTTTTGCTGCAATCACTATTAAGCGCTAA
- the nuoF gene encoding NADH-quinone oxidoreductase subunit NuoF — MVELNQVCYRTFHLQEPWTLKSYLSVGGYSAWRRILSEKIPPQQIIEELKTSALRGRGGAGFPTGLKWSFMNRNAPVQKYVVCNSDEGEPGTCKDREILANNPHQLIEGMAIAGYVMGATVGYNYIRGEFWLPFERTEQALKEAYAEGLLGKNILGSGIDFDLYNHLGAGAYICGEETALLNSLEGKKGLPRFKPPFPANYGLYGKPTTINNTETFASVPPILEKGGEWFLKLGKPNNGGTKCFSVSGHVNKPGNFEIPLGTPFKTLLDLAGGVRNGNKIKAVIPGGSSMRVLPGDVMMGLDMDYDSIQKAGSGLGSGAVIIMDETTCMVDALYRISEFYMDESCGQCTPCREGTGWMVRLIHRIREGHGEPGDIEKLVNVANKIDGRTICALGEAAAWPVQSFVKHFYHEFEYFIKHKRSIVAA; from the coding sequence ATGGTTGAATTAAATCAAGTCTGTTACCGAACATTCCATCTGCAAGAGCCTTGGACGTTAAAATCATATCTAAGTGTGGGTGGGTATAGTGCGTGGAGACGTATTCTGAGCGAAAAAATCCCGCCTCAGCAAATTATTGAGGAATTAAAGACCTCAGCCTTGCGCGGACGCGGCGGTGCGGGTTTCCCTACTGGCCTTAAGTGGAGTTTCATGAACCGAAATGCTCCTGTACAAAAGTATGTGGTATGCAATTCGGATGAAGGGGAGCCCGGTACATGCAAAGACAGGGAAATTCTCGCCAATAACCCCCACCAGTTGATAGAGGGTATGGCGATTGCGGGTTACGTTATGGGCGCTACGGTAGGCTACAACTACATCCGCGGCGAATTCTGGCTGCCTTTTGAGCGAACAGAGCAGGCCTTAAAGGAGGCTTATGCCGAGGGGCTCCTGGGTAAAAACATCCTGGGCAGCGGCATTGATTTCGATTTATACAATCACCTTGGTGCCGGCGCTTACATTTGCGGTGAAGAAACTGCCTTGTTAAATTCGCTGGAAGGTAAAAAGGGTTTGCCGCGTTTCAAACCCCCTTTCCCAGCCAATTACGGTCTTTATGGCAAACCCACGACCATCAATAACACAGAAACATTTGCTTCCGTTCCTCCTATTCTGGAAAAAGGCGGTGAATGGTTCTTAAAACTCGGCAAGCCAAACAATGGCGGGACGAAATGTTTCAGTGTCAGTGGCCATGTCAACAAGCCAGGTAATTTTGAAATTCCGCTGGGAACACCCTTTAAAACCCTGCTGGACTTGGCAGGCGGTGTACGCAATGGCAATAAAATCAAGGCGGTTATTCCGGGCGGTTCCTCCATGCGTGTCCTCCCTGGGGATGTCATGATGGGTCTGGATATGGATTATGACAGCATTCAAAAAGCAGGTTCCGGTCTGGGTTCCGGTGCGGTCATCATTATGGACGAAACCACCTGTATGGTGGATGCGCTCTACCGCATTTCTGAATTTTACATGGACGAGTCCTGCGGTCAATGCACACCTTGTCGTGAGGGTACCGGTTGGATGGTTCGTCTGATCCATCGTATTCGTGAAGGGCACGGCGAGCCGGGTGACATTGAAAAACTTGTCAACGTGGCCAATAAAATTGATGGCCGCACCATTTGTGCATTAGGAGAAGCGGCTGCCTGGCCGGTGCAGAGCTTCGTGAAACATTTTTATCATGAGTTTGAGTATTTTATTAAGCATAAACGCTCGATCGTCGCAGCATAA
- the nuoE gene encoding NADH-quinone oxidoreductase subunit NuoE codes for MSEHSAKILCQLISAERISEINYWIAKYPADQKQSAVMSALRIVQEEHGYLSPELMDAVADYLEMPAIAVYEVATFYTMYEHKPIGRHLVNVCTNISCKLMGSSEVVNYLQSKLGIQLGETTADGRFTLRSVECLGACVNAPMMQVNKEYHENLNPEKIDHVLEQYQ; via the coding sequence AATACTTTGTCAACTGATATCAGCAGAGCGGATCAGTGAAATTAATTACTGGATAGCGAAATATCCAGCGGATCAAAAGCAATCCGCCGTAATGAGCGCCCTGCGTATCGTTCAGGAGGAACACGGGTATTTGTCGCCTGAATTGATGGACGCGGTTGCCGATTACCTGGAGATGCCAGCCATTGCCGTTTATGAAGTCGCCACCTTTTACACCATGTATGAACACAAGCCCATCGGGCGTCATCTGGTTAATGTGTGTACTAATATTTCCTGTAAACTGATGGGTTCATCGGAAGTGGTTAACTACCTGCAGTCCAAATTGGGCATTCAGCTTGGGGAAACAACCGCTGATGGGCGCTTCACCCTCCGCTCAGTCGAGTGCCTCGGTGCCTGCGTTAATGCACCGATGATGCAGGTCAACAAAGAGTATCACGAGAATTTAAACCCTGAAAAAATTGATCACGTGTTGGAACAGTATCAATGA
- a CDS encoding complex I subunit 4 family protein, with the protein MHHLLNLLIWLPIIGGVFVFLTGDDNNPNVSRYLALFTILLTLLICIPLVNGFDVNTYSMQYLEDMAWMPALGINYSLGVDGLSLLLIVLSIFTNLIVVLATWTSIHKRVGQYMAAFLIMQGFLVGVFAATDAIVFYIFWEATLIPMYLIIGIWGSDNRVYAAIKFFLYTFLGSVLMLASFLYMGYIAGSFKIETFYAVKLSMTAQTLIFIAFFLGFAIKIPMFPVHTWLPDAHTEAPAGGSIVLAAILLKLGAYGFIRFALPIVPDACRYYADVMIALSLIAVVYIGLVAVIQQDMKRLIAYSSISHMGFVTLGCFAIFTIAERSGLQNAGLVLEGAIIVMISHAFVSSGMFAGVGYIYDRMHTRQVRDFGGLVHSMPIFASFFMLFAMANAGLPGTSGFVGEFMVILGSIKAGFWIAFWAATTLIVGAAYTLWMYKRVIFGPVKNDKIAALHDLSGFEISAYVLLVIMVVAMGVYPKPVLEYVHQTVSHTLAQADKSKL; encoded by the coding sequence ATGCATCATTTGCTCAATTTGTTGATCTGGTTACCCATTATTGGAGGCGTGTTTGTATTCCTGACCGGTGATGACAACAATCCCAATGTCTCACGTTATCTGGCATTGTTTACGATATTGCTGACGTTGCTCATCTGTATCCCGTTGGTGAACGGATTTGATGTGAACACGTACAGCATGCAATATCTGGAAGACATGGCCTGGATGCCGGCTTTAGGGATTAATTACAGTCTTGGTGTTGATGGCTTGTCGCTTCTGCTGATTGTGTTAAGCATTTTTACTAACCTGATTGTCGTGCTGGCCACCTGGACGAGTATCCACAAACGCGTTGGACAATACATGGCTGCCTTTTTGATTATGCAGGGCTTTTTGGTCGGGGTCTTTGCTGCCACGGACGCCATTGTCTTTTATATTTTCTGGGAAGCGACCTTAATTCCCATGTACCTGATTATTGGTATCTGGGGTTCGGACAATCGTGTTTATGCTGCCATTAAATTCTTCCTGTACACCTTTTTAGGCTCTGTGTTAATGCTGGCCTCCTTTCTTTACATGGGCTACATTGCTGGATCCTTTAAAATTGAAACGTTCTATGCTGTAAAACTGAGCATGACTGCCCAGACATTGATTTTTATAGCGTTTTTCCTGGGCTTCGCCATTAAAATACCGATGTTTCCCGTGCACACCTGGTTGCCTGATGCCCACACGGAAGCGCCGGCAGGCGGCTCCATCGTTCTTGCCGCCATTCTGCTTAAACTCGGCGCCTATGGTTTCATCCGTTTTGCATTACCCATTGTCCCCGATGCCTGTCGGTATTATGCCGATGTGATGATTGCGCTGTCGTTGATTGCGGTGGTCTATATTGGTTTGGTTGCCGTTATCCAACAGGACATGAAGCGCCTTATCGCTTATTCTTCCATTTCGCATATGGGTTTTGTTACCCTGGGTTGCTTTGCGATTTTCACCATTGCCGAAAGGTCTGGTTTACAAAATGCCGGTCTTGTTCTGGAGGGTGCTATCATTGTCATGATCTCCCATGCGTTTGTGTCAAGCGGAATGTTTGCTGGCGTGGGTTACATCTATGATCGCATGCACACGCGACAGGTCAGGGATTTTGGCGGGCTTGTCCATTCAATGCCTATTTTTGCTTCGTTCTTTATGTTGTTTGCCATGGCCAATGCCGGGTTACCTGGCACTTCCGGTTTTGTAGGCGAATTCATGGTCATTTTGGGCAGTATCAAGGCCGGTTTCTGGATTGCTTTCTGGGCCGCCACGACATTGATTGTGGGCGCAGCTTACACACTCTGGATGTATAAGCGGGTTATATTCGGACCCGTAAAAAACGACAAAATTGCAGCCCTTCACGATCTGTCCGGTTTTGAAATCAGTGCCTATGTGTTACTGGTTATCATGGTTGTGGCGATGGGAGTTTATCCCAAGCCCGTGCTTGAATATGTGCATCAAACAGTGAGCCATACATTAGCTCAGGCCGATAAATCGAAACTATAA
- the nuoI gene encoding NADH-quinone oxidoreductase subunit NuoI, with protein MKKLYRYIKHYIKSFLLLELFSGLSVTGKYFFKKKFTVQFPEESTPVSPRFRGMLALRRYPNGEERCIACKLCEAVCPALAITIESEVREDGSRRTTRYDIDSFKCIYCGLCEESCPVDSIVLTPIQHYHYTERGQNILTKDKLLAIGSLMEKKLAEDRDADKDYR; from the coding sequence ATGAAAAAATTATATCGATACATCAAACATTACATAAAGAGCTTCCTGTTGCTGGAGCTTTTCTCTGGATTGTCAGTGACGGGTAAATATTTCTTCAAAAAGAAATTTACCGTGCAGTTTCCCGAGGAAAGTACTCCCGTATCTCCCCGCTTCCGGGGCATGTTAGCCTTGCGCCGTTATCCAAATGGTGAAGAGCGCTGCATCGCCTGCAAATTATGCGAAGCCGTGTGTCCTGCGCTGGCGATTACCATCGAATCGGAAGTGCGCGAAGACGGCTCCCGTCGCACAACACGTTATGATATTGACAGCTTTAAATGCATTTATTGCGGTTTGTGTGAAGAATCCTGCCCGGTCGATTCCATTGTATTGACCCCTATCCAGCACTATCACTACACGGAGCGCGGGCAGAATATTTTAACCAAAGATAAACTGTTGGCTATCGGCAGCCTGATGGAAAAGAAACTGGCTGAAGATAGAGATGCTGATAAAGATTACCGCTAA
- the nuoH gene encoding NADH-quinone oxidoreductase subunit NuoH — MLHDIGILLWIIIKILIIVVPLLIAVAYLTYAERKVIGYIQVRIGPNRVGFKGLLQPFADLIKLITKEIIIPTKSNKYLFIIAPLFALAPSLVGWAVIPFSEGMVLADINAGVLYLFAMSSLGVYGVLIAGWASNSKYAMFGALRSTAQTVSYEIAMGFALVGVLLAAGSMNLTEIVQSQRGGLWHWWFLPLLPLFVTCWIAGIAETNRAPFDLAEGESEIVAGFHVEYSGIGFALFFLSEYASMILISTMLSILFLGGWLSPFEGIPLLNSIFFVVPGFVWLLLKISFFLFVYLWIRATFPRYRYDQLMRLGWKVLIPVTIVWVIVTALMVITHLKPWF; from the coding sequence ATGCTACATGATATAGGCATTTTGCTGTGGATTATTATAAAAATATTAATCATTGTCGTGCCCCTGCTGATCGCTGTCGCTTATCTTACCTATGCTGAGCGCAAGGTCATTGGCTACATTCAGGTACGGATCGGTCCTAACCGCGTGGGTTTTAAAGGGCTGTTACAGCCTTTTGCTGATTTGATTAAGTTAATCACGAAAGAAATCATTATCCCGACGAAATCGAACAAGTACCTGTTCATTATTGCACCATTATTTGCACTGGCACCTTCGTTGGTGGGCTGGGCTGTTATTCCTTTCTCGGAAGGCATGGTTTTAGCCGACATCAATGCCGGTGTGCTTTACCTGTTCGCCATGAGTTCCCTGGGGGTTTACGGTGTTCTCATCGCCGGCTGGGCATCGAATTCAAAATACGCCATGTTTGGTGCTTTACGAAGCACAGCACAGACAGTGTCTTATGAAATTGCCATGGGTTTTGCTCTGGTTGGCGTATTGTTAGCCGCTGGCAGCATGAATCTGACCGAAATAGTCCAATCTCAACGCGGAGGACTCTGGCACTGGTGGTTTTTGCCGTTATTGCCTTTGTTTGTAACCTGCTGGATTGCCGGTATTGCGGAAACCAATCGCGCGCCATTTGATTTGGCGGAAGGGGAGTCAGAGATTGTTGCGGGATTCCATGTCGAGTATTCGGGGATTGGATTTGCGCTGTTTTTCCTTTCCGAATATGCCAGCATGATTCTCATTTCCACCATGTTGTCCATTCTTTTTCTGGGAGGCTGGTTATCGCCTTTTGAAGGCATTCCCCTTCTTAACAGCATTTTCTTTGTCGTTCCCGGCTTTGTATGGCTGCTTTTAAAAATCTCTTTTTTCCTTTTTGTTTATTTGTGGATTCGCGCCACTTTCCCTCGCTATCGCTATGATCAGTTAATGCGCCTGGGTTGGAAAGTTTTAATCCCGGTGACCATAGTTTGGGTGATTGTTACCGCCTTGATGGTAATAACTCATCTGAAGCCATGGTTTTAA
- the nuoK gene encoding NADH-quinone oxidoreductase subunit NuoK, translating into MIPVNNYLILAAILFGLSIVGIMLNRKNIILLLVCIELMLLAVNTNFVAFSHYYGSVTGHVFVFFILTVAAAEAAIGLAIVMLLYRNRGNIDVDKMNHLKG; encoded by the coding sequence ATGATACCAGTAAACAATTACCTCATTCTGGCAGCCATTCTTTTCGGCTTAAGTATTGTTGGCATTATGCTTAACCGAAAGAATATCATCCTGTTGCTGGTGTGCATCGAACTGATGTTATTAGCCGTAAACACGAATTTTGTTGCTTTTTCTCACTATTATGGAAGCGTGACTGGGCATGTGTTCGTCTTTTTTATATTAACGGTTGCTGCCGCTGAAGCGGCCATTGGCCTAGCTATAGTGATGTTGCTCTATCGTAATCGGGGCAATATTGATGTTGATAAAATGAATCATTTAAAAGGTTAA
- the nuoL gene encoding NADH-quinone oxidoreductase subunit L, with protein sequence MSIQQLCLIIVLAPLLGSLVAGFFRNQIGRVGAHSVTIAGVALSFLLSLYVAVAILSGAHESVNVNLYTWASGGMFFPYEFHIGFLIDPLSVVMLVIVTFVSLLVHIYSIGYMADDDGYQRFFSYISLFTFMMLMLVSANNFLQLFFGWEGVGLVSYLLIGFWYSKESAIEGSLKAFLVNRVGDFGFVLGIGLVLAYTGSLDYDVVFKSASSLNTQTIELYSGHPWSLVTVICILLYIGAMGKSAQVPLHVWLPESMEGPTPISALIHAATMVTAGVFMIGRISPLMEYSTTALSLVLVIGATGALFTGLLALVMNDIKRVVAYSTLSQLGYMMVGMGASAYSAGMFHLLTHACFKALLFLGAGSVIIGMHHEQDMRKMGGLWRKMPITYVTYIIGSLALCAIPPFAGFYSKDTIIEAAKVSTIPGSTYAYFCVALGAMVTAIYTFRSFFMTFHGTPRMDKHTFDHVHESPAVVWLPLVILAIPSVIIGYILFMPMLYNVPTLLGKSLFVLPEHNVLEELSREVHSPLQAALHAPLSLTFWLTLVGIAIAWAGYIAFPAIPAKLASSFSWIYRLLLNKYGFDTFNDKVIVGGSKALGRFFYNTGDQRLIDGLVVNGAGRTVRWFAQKGRGIQSGYLYHYATVMVLGLIVFLCWLLLG encoded by the coding sequence GTGAGCATTCAACAACTATGTCTTATCATTGTCCTCGCACCGCTGCTCGGCTCGCTTGTCGCAGGCTTTTTCCGTAACCAGATTGGACGGGTTGGTGCGCATTCGGTCACTATAGCCGGTGTGGCGCTGTCATTTCTTCTGTCGCTCTATGTTGCAGTCGCGATTTTAAGCGGCGCTCACGAATCAGTGAATGTCAACCTCTACACCTGGGCAAGCGGTGGGATGTTTTTTCCCTATGAATTTCATATCGGCTTTTTAATCGATCCCCTGTCAGTGGTGATGCTGGTTATTGTGACGTTTGTCTCCTTACTGGTTCATATTTACAGTATTGGCTACATGGCTGATGATGACGGTTATCAACGATTCTTCAGCTACATATCCTTGTTTACCTTCATGATGCTCATGTTGGTTTCTGCCAATAACTTCCTGCAACTGTTTTTTGGTTGGGAAGGTGTAGGTCTTGTGTCCTATCTCCTGATCGGTTTTTGGTACAGTAAGGAGTCTGCCATTGAAGGGAGCCTTAAGGCGTTTTTAGTCAACCGGGTAGGGGATTTTGGTTTTGTCCTGGGCATTGGTCTCGTACTGGCATACACCGGAAGCCTGGATTATGACGTGGTATTCAAAAGCGCATCCAGTTTGAATACCCAAACCATTGAACTGTATTCTGGCCATCCTTGGTCGCTGGTCACTGTGATCTGCATCCTGTTGTACATTGGCGCCATGGGTAAATCCGCTCAGGTTCCCCTGCATGTCTGGTTACCCGAGTCGATGGAGGGTCCAACACCCATTTCAGCATTAATTCATGCCGCCACGATGGTGACTGCGGGTGTGTTCATGATTGGTCGGATTTCACCATTGATGGAATATTCCACAACAGCCCTGTCCCTGGTTCTTGTTATTGGCGCAACGGGTGCATTGTTCACTGGCCTCCTGGCGCTGGTGATGAATGACATCAAACGTGTGGTCGCTTACTCTACCTTGTCGCAGTTGGGTTACATGATGGTTGGCATGGGCGCTTCTGCCTACAGTGCCGGTATGTTCCATTTGTTGACGCATGCCTGCTTTAAAGCACTGTTATTCCTTGGCGCCGGTTCCGTGATTATTGGCATGCACCATGAACAGGATATGCGAAAAATGGGCGGCCTCTGGCGTAAAATGCCCATTACTTACGTCACCTACATTATCGGCAGCCTGGCGTTGTGTGCCATCCCGCCGTTTGCAGGATTTTATTCGAAGGATACCATCATTGAGGCAGCGAAAGTATCCACCATCCCAGGAAGCACTTATGCCTACTTCTGCGTCGCCCTCGGCGCCATGGTGACTGCCATTTACACGTTCCGATCCTTTTTTATGACTTTCCATGGCACACCGCGCATGGATAAGCACACCTTTGACCATGTGCATGAATCACCCGCCGTAGTCTGGTTGCCATTAGTGATTCTGGCCATACCCTCGGTGATTATTGGGTATATTCTGTTCATGCCTATGCTATACAATGTGCCGACTCTGCTGGGTAAGTCACTGTTTGTGCTGCCTGAACACAACGTGCTTGAAGAATTGTCCCGCGAAGTGCACTCCCCTTTACAGGCGGCATTGCATGCTCCGTTGTCACTGACGTTCTGGTTAACCCTGGTCGGAATCGCCATTGCCTGGGCAGGTTACATTGCCTTCCCTGCCATCCCGGCAAAACTAGCGAGTTCCTTCTCCTGGATTTACCGCCTGTTGCTTAATAAGTATGGCTTTGACACCTTTAATGACAAAGTGATTGTGGGCGGTTCTAAAGCGCTCGGTCGATTCTTTTACAATACCGGCGATCAACGCCTCATTGATGGACTGGTTGTGAACGGTGCAGGACGAACAGTGCGCTGGTTCGCTCAGAAGGGACGTGGTATTCAAAGCGGCTATTTATATCACTATGCAACGGTCATGGTGTTGGGTTTAATTGTTTTCTTATGCTGGTTGCTATTAGGCTGA